A window of Candidatus Margulisiibacteriota bacterium contains these coding sequences:
- a CDS encoding BrnT family toxin — translation MRFEWDEQKNKANLEKHGYDFSVGIIALNDPDAITAEDIRKDYGEIREITIGKIAAEIFVVVIHTERNNVTRIISVRPANKKERRKYYEYNQNNFKRS, via the coding sequence GTGCGGTTTGAATGGGACGAACAAAAAAATAAAGCCAACCTGGAAAAACATGGCTACGATTTTAGCGTGGGAATTATTGCGCTGAACGACCCTGACGCCATAACTGCCGAGGACATACGAAAAGACTACGGAGAGATTAGAGAAATAACCATTGGTAAGATAGCCGCTGAAATTTTTGTGGTGGTCATTCATACTGAAAGAAACAACGTTACCAGGATAATCTCTGTGCGTCCGGCAAACAAAAAAGAAAGGAGAAAATACTATGAGTACAACCAGAATAACTTTAAAAGAAGCTAA
- the gatC gene encoding Asp-tRNA(Asn)/Glu-tRNA(Gln) amidotransferase subunit GatC: MAISSNDARHAADLARLDLSEQELAVYTEQLNQILTYAQELEKLNTDDVEPTYHSIETSTVLREDKVVEFLNQAGLLKNGPDVSGTSFVVPRIL; encoded by the coding sequence ATGGCTATAAGCAGCAATGACGCCAGACATGCCGCCGATCTAGCGCGGCTGGATTTGAGCGAGCAGGAGTTAGCGGTCTACACCGAACAGTTAAACCAAATTCTCACTTACGCTCAGGAGCTGGAAAAGCTCAACACCGACGATGTCGAGCCGACCTATCATTCCATCGAGACCAGCACAGTCCTGCGCGAGGACAAAGTTGTCGAATTTCTCAATCAAGCCGGCCTGCTCAAAAACGGCCCCGACGTCAGCGGGACAAGTTTTGTCGTGCCGAGGATACTTTAA
- a CDS encoding GerMN domain-containing protein has translation MRRLLLILLVSGAVIFTYLGLFFLSARGGGEKITVYFYRYEQLYAAGRVLPENVLPISAALQALFAGPTTEEKSNRVQTMIPAELQWRDFSIEKDILVLNLNEPLLRISGGYNVIDSMLKQIVFTATEIKGIKAVRFQISNQPEQTLIIGGEGYTIDRPLGRNYFAGEH, from the coding sequence ATGCGCCGGCTGCTGTTGATCTTGCTTGTCAGCGGCGCGGTTATTTTCACGTATCTCGGTTTGTTTTTTTTGAGCGCGCGTGGCGGCGGAGAAAAAATCACGGTTTATTTTTACCGCTATGAACAATTATACGCAGCGGGGCGCGTTTTGCCGGAAAATGTTCTGCCCATATCCGCCGCGCTGCAGGCTTTATTTGCCGGGCCAACAACGGAAGAAAAAAGCAACCGCGTGCAGACCATGATCCCGGCCGAGCTGCAATGGCGCGATTTTTCCATAGAAAAAGACATTTTAGTTTTGAATCTCAACGAGCCGCTGCTGCGGATTTCCGGCGGGTACAATGTCATTGACAGCATGCTCAAGCAAATAGTCTTTACAGCCACGGAAATAAAAGGTATAAAAGCGGTGCGTTTTCAGATCAGCAATCAGCCGGAACAAACGCTCATTATCGGCGGCGAAGGCTACACTATCGACCGTCCGCTGGGCAGAAATTATTTTGCGGGAGAGCATTGA
- a CDS encoding tetratricopeptide repeat protein, which produces MAEQENKIDFTKISALDWLKISVVLLAAALVLYRCFLPFRAEYAFREAYNLEAQMNAPNLPAERREAAAQKAIEKYEKVKKLAPWETYYHIQLARIYETQARQETDPEKKRAKIQQADDIYDLCLKISPDNPWYVMRKAEIYGMYAEIEPDAAKRAELLRRREAKILESAELDQNNGIFQTAAANLYFQKGELGQAAEKYQHVLEIDDRTGEAYVMLAEIARRHGQPEKIEELYQTLVVKNPDFPNTRLYLGQIYEQRGQLADAIELYKAEALLDKNNETAYRVLGSACYRAQEWRNMEVAYNRLTIIRPDNVDYYLYKAHAQIQQNKLKEALAVYEAVQALRPDDANIQNNINALKARGI; this is translated from the coding sequence ATGGCCGAACAGGAAAATAAAATAGACTTCACCAAAATTTCCGCGCTGGACTGGCTGAAAATCTCCGTGGTGTTGCTGGCTGCCGCGCTGGTTTTGTACCGCTGTTTTTTGCCGTTCCGCGCGGAGTACGCTTTCCGCGAAGCCTACAATCTCGAGGCGCAGATGAATGCGCCCAATCTGCCCGCGGAGCGCCGCGAAGCCGCCGCGCAGAAAGCCATCGAGAAATACGAAAAAGTCAAAAAACTGGCGCCGTGGGAAACCTACTACCATATACAGCTGGCGCGTATTTACGAGACGCAGGCACGGCAGGAAACAGACCCTGAAAAAAAACGCGCTAAAATTCAGCAGGCCGACGATATTTACGATCTTTGCTTAAAAATCTCGCCGGATAATCCCTGGTACGTCATGCGCAAAGCCGAGATCTACGGAATGTACGCGGAGATCGAGCCGGACGCGGCCAAAAGAGCGGAATTACTGCGCCGGCGTGAAGCAAAAATTTTAGAGTCCGCTGAGTTAGATCAAAACAACGGCATCTTTCAAACCGCCGCGGCCAATCTTTATTTTCAAAAAGGCGAGCTGGGTCAGGCCGCGGAAAAATATCAGCATGTGCTGGAGATAGACGACCGCACCGGCGAAGCGTATGTCATGCTGGCGGAGATCGCCCGCCGTCATGGTCAACCGGAAAAAATAGAAGAGCTGTACCAAACGCTGGTCGTAAAAAATCCAGATTTTCCCAACACGCGTTTATATCTTGGCCAGATCTACGAACAGCGCGGACAATTAGCGGACGCCATCGAGCTGTACAAAGCAGAAGCTCTGCTTGATAAAAACAACGAAACGGCCTATCGCGTTTTGGGCAGCGCCTGCTATCGCGCCCAGGAGTGGCGCAATATGGAAGTCGCTTACAATCGTTTGACGATCATCCGGCCGGACAACGTGGATTATTATTTGTACAAAGCGCACGCCCAAATCCAGCAGAACAAACTTAAAGAAGCCCTGGCCGTTTATGAAGCCGTGCAAGCTCTGCGGCCAGACGACGCCAATATCCAGAACAATATCAACGCTTTGAAAGCGCGGGGGATTTAA
- a CDS encoding Fic family protein: MKTLISSEAIQYIYADYVVVCAQKNLPAQERLTEKQQAEIFGVIKSAANVVFGKKLYPTVLQQAAFILYTLNKRHILLDGNKRFSLMLVLYILHEYKIDDTKMSTDDWEMLIIRIAADVNYSLEKTTAFLENKLAS, from the coding sequence ATGAAAACGCTTATTTCCAGCGAGGCTATACAATATATCTATGCTGATTATGTTGTTGTTTGCGCACAGAAAAATCTGCCGGCACAGGAACGATTGACAGAAAAACAACAGGCCGAAATTTTCGGCGTTATTAAGTCCGCAGCCAATGTAGTTTTCGGAAAAAAACTGTATCCTACAGTTTTACAACAGGCCGCTTTTATTCTTTATACACTAAATAAAAGACATATATTGCTAGATGGCAATAAAAGATTTTCTTTAATGCTGGTTTTGTATATTTTACATGAATACAAAATAGATGACACAAAAATGTCCACAGACGATTGGGAAATGCTGATTATCCGCATTGCGGCAGATGTTAATTATTCATTAGAAAAAACCACTGCTTTTCTAGAAAATAAGCTGGCTTCATAG
- a CDS encoding YhcN/YlaJ family sporulation lipoprotein translates to MNKAKKKTAEQLRKQIKKTVQDIFKKYEDVFVTLSK, encoded by the coding sequence ATGAATAAAGCTAAAAAGAAAACCGCTGAACAATTGAGAAAACAAATCAAGAAAACCGTTCAGGACATATTCAAAAAATATGAAGATGTTTTTGTAACTTTGAGCAAGTAA
- the hisE gene encoding phosphoribosyl-ATP diphosphatase, producing MEALEKIYKIIQQRAAQPEAGSYTNYLLDKGLDKILKKVGEEASETIIAAKNGEKAALAGEIADLQYHLLVMMYNLGVAPADIEQELSSRFAKGGFHGRTGK from the coding sequence ATGGAGGCTCTGGAAAAAATTTACAAAATCATTCAGCAGCGGGCAGCACAGCCGGAAGCCGGTTCGTACACTAATTATTTGCTGGACAAAGGGCTGGATAAAATTTTGAAAAAAGTCGGTGAGGAAGCCAGCGAAACTATCATCGCCGCCAAGAACGGCGAGAAAGCCGCGCTGGCCGGCGAGATCGCCGATCTGCAATATCATTTATTGGTAATGATGTATAATTTAGGCGTGGCTCCTGCCGACATCGAACAGGAATTAAGCAGCCGTTTTGCCAAAGGGGGATTTCATGGCCGAACAGGAAAATAA
- a CDS encoding helix-turn-helix domain-containing protein, translated as MEDDLLTHIGSTIRTLRKKQGLSMEQLADKANIHLTYLAQIEKGQRNLSIKSFWQLAAALSIKPVSLLPENRQINTRDNYLNRIVPVLNKLEPQKKEIVLHMVKELSLQLARV; from the coding sequence ATGGAAGATGATTTGTTAACACATATCGGCAGCACAATACGCACTCTGCGCAAAAAGCAAGGCTTGTCTATGGAACAGTTAGCTGACAAAGCAAATATTCATCTAACCTATCTGGCACAGATCGAAAAAGGCCAGCGCAATCTGTCGATTAAATCTTTTTGGCAGCTCGCCGCGGCTCTGAGCATCAAGCCGGTGTCGCTCCTGCCGGAAAACCGCCAGATCAACACACGCGACAATTATCTCAACAGGATCGTTCCGGTTTTGAATAAACTGGAGCCGCAGAAAAAAGAAATCGTCCTGCATATGGTCAAAGAATTATCTTTGCAGCTGGCGCGGGTTTAA
- a CDS encoding BrnA antitoxin family protein: MSTTRITLKEAKKRLTPAMLKRLRVKDSEIDYAEIPELDENFWTKAKPRRGRPKKEVCKDMVNLRLDHFSVLALRHSGKGWQTRVGEYINQGIKNGVLLPKF; the protein is encoded by the coding sequence ATGAGTACAACCAGAATAACTTTAAAAGAAGCTAAAAAAAGGCTGACCCCGGCGATGCTCAAACGCCTGCGCGTTAAGGACAGCGAGATAGATTATGCGGAAATTCCTGAACTTGATGAGAATTTCTGGACTAAGGCCAAGCCGCGGCGCGGCCGGCCTAAAAAAGAGGTTTGCAAAGACATGGTCAACCTGCGGCTTGATCATTTTTCTGTGCTGGCTTTGAGACATAGCGGCAAAGGCTGGCAGACCCGGGTCGGCGAATATATCAATCAGGGAATTAAGAATGGGGTGCTTTTGCCCAAATTTTAA
- the hisI gene encoding phosphoribosyl-AMP cyclohydrolase, protein MLALKYDAAGLIPAVVQDYQDGAVLMQAYMNEEALQKTLASGETWFYSRARQTLWHKGETSGHFQKVKEIYTDCDRDCLLLKVEQIGGIACHTGQRSCFHERLK, encoded by the coding sequence ATGCTGGCTCTAAAATATGATGCCGCGGGTCTGATCCCCGCTGTCGTGCAGGACTATCAGGACGGCGCGGTCTTGATGCAGGCTTATATGAATGAAGAGGCTTTGCAAAAAACTCTGGCCAGCGGCGAGACCTGGTTTTACTCGCGGGCGCGGCAAACGCTCTGGCACAAAGGCGAAACATCCGGCCATTTCCAAAAAGTAAAAGAAATTTACACGGACTGCGACCGGGACTGTCTGCTGCTCAAGGTGGAGCAGATCGGCGGCATTGCCTGCCATACGGGACAGCGCAGCTGTTTTCACGAAAGGCTAAAATAA